One Silene latifolia isolate original U9 population chromosome 4, ASM4854445v1, whole genome shotgun sequence DNA segment encodes these proteins:
- the LOC141652514 gene encoding calmodulin calcium-dependent NAD kinase, which yields MEIFTLITTCINDTLPIKPNLSDERQCYGTIAIAQILIVATVGLIIAGMISFYQQRNVRNQKLVPKIKFDSSKRVKLERFAHYVARQLGFSDRRQCPQICKLASDYINKREGCEENIYAFFSNEPDGDSLFIKLVEEFERCILSYFAFHWSCADIALTQVLLGPEPEPKKKLKNILLAASREQRFERVTKNLKVARVFTTLVEEMKAIGLAQPKPEIDESECTDVMAPVAFKDRSPVLLFMGGGMGAGKSTVLKDILIEPFWQEASGQAVVIEADAFKESDVIYRALSSRCHHDAVHTAELVHQSSTDAASSVLVTALNEGRDVIMDGTLSWLPFVVQTITMARNVHRKRYRMGPGYQVAPDGTVIENYWEQVEDRDEEQATTKKRRPYRIELVGVVCDAYLSVIRGIRRAIYCRRGVRVRSQLKSHKRFANAFNTYCQLVDQARLYCTNALEGPPKLIGWKDREKTLLIDPEEYKCLKMVGALNENADNIYELYTSPNPACQDGSTWKDIVTSPSRVNVQQELKYSIMRIEGSK from the exons ATGGAAATATTCACACTGATCACAACCTGCATAAATGATACCCTTCCCATTAAGCCTAATCTGTCAGACGAACGACAATGTTATGGCACAATCGCCATCGCCCAAATCCTCATTGTTGCCACCGTTGGCTTGATAATTGCTGGTATGATATCGTTTTATCAACAACGCAATGTTCGGAATCAAAAACTCGTCCCTAAGATAAAGTTTGATAGCTCCAAAAGGGTAAAACTTGAACGTTTTGCCCATTATGTAG CGAGGCAGCTGGGATTTTCTGACAGAAGACAATGCCCACAGATCTGCAAATTAGCATCtgattacataaacaaaagagagGGATGTGAGGAAAATATATACGCTTTCTTCTCCAACGAGCCAGATGGAGATTCACTTTTCATCAAGCTTGTCGAAGAATTTGAACGTTGTATACTCAGTTACTTTGCCTTCCATTGGAGTTGCGCAGACATTGCACTTACACAG GTGCTGTTAGGACCAGAACCTGAGCCtaagaagaagctcaagaataTTTTGCTTGCGGCATCAAG GGAGCAAAGATTTGAAAGGGTAACCAAAAATTTGAAGGTAGCCAGAGTATTTACCACATTGGTTGAAGAGATGAAAGCAATAGGGCTGGCTCAACCTAAGCCAGAGATTGATGAGTCTGAATGCACTGATGTAATGGCCCCGGTCGCATTCAAGGACAGAAGCCCTGTACTCCTCTTCATGGGTGGCGGAATGGGAGCTGGGAAGAGCACTGTCCTTAAAGACATCCTCATAGA ACCATTTTGGCAAGAAGCATCAGGGCAGGCAGTGGTAATAGAAGCAGATGCTTTTAAAGAATCGGATGTCATTTATAGGGCTCTTAGCTCACGGTGCCATCATGATGCAGTCCACACAGCAGAACTG GTCCATCAATCATCTACAGACGCAGCATCGTCAGTACTTGTTACGGCACTGAATGAGGGACGTGATGTTATCATGGATGGCACCCTCTCTTGGCTACCTTTTGTTGTGCAGACCATAACCATGGCTAGGAATGTTCATCGTAAACGGTACCGCATGGGACCTGGATATCAGGTGGCTCCTGATGGTACGGTTATTGAAAATTACTGGGAACAAGTAGAAGATAGAGATGAAGAGCAAGCAACAACCAAGAAAAGAAGACCCTACAGAATAGAGCTGGTGGGGGTCGTATGTGATGCCTATTTATCCGTGATTAGAGGGATAAG GAGGGCAATCTATTGCAGAAGAGGTGTTAGGGTAAGATCACAATTAAAATCTCACAAAAGATTTGCAAATGCTTTTAACACCTATTGCCAACTAGTAGACCAAGCGCGGTTATATTGCACAAATGCTCTGGAAGGTCCGCCAAAG TTGATAGGGTGGAAAGACAGAGAAAAAACCTTACTTATTGACCCCGAAGAGTACAAGTGTTTGAAGATGGTGGGAGCGTTAAATGAAAACGCAGACAACATTTATGAACTTTACACGAGCCCTAACCCAGCATGCCAAGATGGCTCTACTTGGAAAGACATTGTTACATCACCTTCAAGGGTGAACGTGCAACAGGAACTTAAATATTCAATCATGAGAATTGAAGGATCAAAATGA
- the LOC141652516 gene encoding uncharacterized protein LOC141652516: MAAIEETIPVTIEQEVVSAPATEVSPAKEEAAGDAGKVAKKTKEAKPKKVSVKKVRSLPAHPPYFEMITEALTTLKERNGSSQQALQKFIEENHKNLPPNFRKLLLGNLRKLVASGKLVKIKNSFKLPSVRSASKPAVVKAKPAVVKAKKAAVKPKKAVPTVAKPKKAVAAVTAKAKPKKAAAAVTAKAKTKAATKAKVTAAVAKPKVAGTKRKAAAVVVKPKEKAAKVAKTAAKSTPSKKAAPVSKVAKVAKAAAPKSVKPKSVKSVKSPAKRAMPRRGRK, from the exons ATGGCGGCAATTGAAGAAACGATTCCGGTGACGATCGAGCAAGAAGTTGTTTCAGCTCCGGCAACTGAAGTATCGCCGGCGAAGGAGGAAGCCGCCGGAGATGCCGGAAAGGTCGCGAAGAAGACGAAGGAAGCGAAACCTAAGAAAGTTTCAGTGAAGAAAGTTAGGAGTCTTCCTGCTCATCCTCCTTACTTTGAG ATGATTACGGAAGCATTGACGACATTGAAGGAGAGGAACGGATCAAGTCAACAAGCGCTCCAGAAATTCATCGAAGAGAATCACAAGAACCTTCCGCCAAACTTCAGGAAGCTTCTTCTCGGTAACTTACGTAAGCTTGTTGCTTCCGGCAAGCTCGTCAAGATCAAGAACTCCTTCAAGCTTCCTTCGGTTCGTTCCGCCTCGAAACCTGCTGTTGTCAAGGCTAAGCCAGCTGTCGTTAAGGCGAAGAAAGCTGCAGTGAAGCCGAAGAAAGCAGTTCCAACTGTAGCGAAGCCGAAGAAAGCTGTTGCCGCTGTAACTGCCAAGGCGAAGCCGAAGAAAGCTGCTGCTGCTGTAACTGCCAAGGCAAAGACCAAGGCGGCTACAAAAGCGAAGGTTACTGCTGCGGTTGCGAAGCCAAAGGTCGCCGGAACTAAGCGAAAGGCGGCTGCGGTTGTTGTGAAGCCGAAGGAGAAGGCAGCTAAGGTTGCTAAGACTGCTGCCAAGTCAACTCCATCTAAGAAGGCGGCTCCGGTGTCTAAGGTTGCTAAGGTGGCTAAAGCAGCCGCTCCGAAGAGCGTGAAACCGAAGAGTGTGAAGAGTGTGAAGTCACCGGCGAAGAGAGCTATGCCTAGGAGAGGGAGGAAgtaa